CAAGATGATCTAGTTCAAATAAGTAATGATTCATCAATTCCACTTTCGAGGTCTACGATTGTCGTTGGAAAGAAATAATGGGTTCGTTGAAAAGAAAAACACCGGAAGaaccatcatcaacaacaacttcACAAATAGTACTGCATGAATGTGTTCATCATGTTTCGTATCCACATGGCTATGTTCAAGCTTCATCTTCAACTTCTGATTCATCTCAAACAAAAGACCCTGCAAAGAAATTCCCTTTTACACTCGACCCCTTTCAATCTCAAGCTATAACTTGTCTTGAAAACTCTCAATCTGTTATGGTAAACTTTAGTTTAGTTTGTTCGGTTCAATTAAATAGGTACTTAAATACTGAAATTTAAATactgaaatttgatttttgatgattttgtttataGGTTTCTGCACATACATCTGCTGGGAAAACTGTTGTTGCCTTATATGCAATTGCTATGTCGCTTCGAAACGGACAACGTGTTATCTACACTTCACCTATTAAGGCACTTAGTAATCAGAAATATAGAGAATTTAAAGAAGAGTTTTCTGATGTTGGTTTGATGACTGGTGATGTTACCATTGATCCCAATGCTTCTTGCTTGGtacctttttatatatatatactttgttCCTTTTGTAAATGTTGTTTTTGTAGAAGAATTTTGGTTCTATATAGGGAATGCTTGATTGGCAACATGTTATAGCTTTTAGGAAAACACCTATTAGcttttatgaaaacaatttgacttcattttatcttttgttatagaaatagcttatacatgaAAACTTATATGTTCggcgcttaattaagttgtttatccgaCCAAGACCTATTTGTTGCTTTCAAAGTTCAAAAGGCAACATTAACTACTATTTTGTCAATAATACCATGAACTATTCTTGCAGAGAAAACAATAAGTGGAATGGGATAATAAATAGTTAACAGTATTATaggaataaaacaaataatttcatccaaagtaacaaaatttattggtttttttgttattaatttcAGGTCATGACTACGGAAATTTGGCATAGTATGCAATACAAAGGGTCTGAGGTCACCAGGGAGGTGGCTTGGATAATGTTTGATGAGGTGCATTACATGCGTGATCGCGAAAGGGGTGTGGTTTGGGAAGAGAGCATTGTTATGTCGCCAAAGAATGCTCGTTTTGTCTTCCTATCTGCCACTGTCCCTAATGCCAAGGAATTTGCTGATTGGGTGGCAAAGGTTATTTAATCTCAACTTGTTTTCATTGAATCTCTATTGATCGACTTATTTTTTGTGAATAAAGGGATGTGTATTGATGATGGTCTTATGATTTGGGTTGATTGCAGGTGCACCAACAGCCTTGTCATATTGTTTATACAGATTACCGGCCAACTCCCCTTCAACATTATATTTTTCCTTCCGGAAGCGAGGGTCTGTACTTGGTTGTGGATGAAAAGGGAAAATTTCGTGAAGACAGCTTTCAGAAAGCTTTGAATGCTCTTGTTCCTGCTGCTGATGGTGATAGGAAAAAAGAAAACGCCAAGTGGCAAAAAGGTTTGGTCCTGGGCAAGGCTGCTGAAGAAAGCGACATATTCAAGATGGTGAAAATGATCATCCAACGTCAATACGATCCTGTTATACTGTTCAGCTTTAGCAAGAGGGAGTGTGAATTTCTTGCAATGCAGGTAAGTTCTAATTGATGTTTATTGTTAAGAGTATATTTTTCCATTCTACCATGTGTGTTACTATGTCTCTGAAGTTGTCTATGATATCTGCAGATGGCAAAAATGGATCTTAATGGGGATATAGAGAAGGACAAcatagaaaaaatattttggtgTGCTATGGATATGCTTTCAGACGATGATAAGAAGCTGCCTCAGGCAAGTTCATTAACTTTAGTGTTTATCTCTCTGGGCACATTTACCATGCCTCATCCATGTCTCTGATTTTTAGCAGtgttattaattttcttttaaaaaaactcATCTCTTAAACCGGATTCAATTTTCTCTCGTCAATTCTATCACAACCTACAATTTAAGAAAACAACGATCCCGTAGGACTAGTAGATTTCAGATTTATTAGGTTTGCCTTATTTGGAGCTTTACCTGTTCTTTGCTGCATAAGCTTTGTTTGCCTTGTGGATCTAAGATATGAATTTGTTTTTCTATATCAAAATCAGATTATATTCTGAAGTCTGAACtcatgaattttaatttttgcttcTCTTTGGTGCTTTGATAATTGTTGTTTCCCAATTTCCATATATTGCATGAGATTGGGAtggtaatctttttttttttgaagaaacgaTGGGAATCCTTAATGCATTCTTGAACAttcttatatttcttttttatctaTCTTTTTCTGCTTTGGAATCGGAGAATATAATATCCTTCTGTAGTTATGCATTCCTCCAAAACTAATTTAAACGGGTTCTTCTATTACAAAATATAGCATACCAAAATGGTTTTGTGTTGATTTTTTCAGGTTTCGAACATGCTCCCCTTGCTGAAACGGGGAATAGGAGTGCATCACTCTGGATTGCTCCCAATTCTAAAGGAAGTGATTGAGATCTTATTTCAAGAAGGACTAATCAAGGTTAGTGAAAAAAGCATGAGATAAGATACTTCATCTATATAAGTTTTGAACATGTGCATAACTGGACACTCGTATCTTATTTTTGTCAAAGGGATCGTAATATCGTGTAGAATAGTTCAATAAGCAATAGTAGGCTAGTTTATAGCATTGGTAGCAATTTGTCAGTGGGCTTACATGCTATTATCCTTGAGCCGAAATGGCTCCAAATTGCAACAAAGCCAGGATTAGACTCTGATGATGGGTCATGAACAATGAGCAGAGCATTAAAATGAGGCCATCAACAAAATTCCGCCCTTGGAAATACAGGAATTCATACTATTGTAAAACCTTAGGTTTGTTATTCCTGTCAAAATATTGGAAATTAACATGGTGGAAGAATAAACAATGTGCACACCGGTAAAACATTTCATGAAAAACCTTTGCTTTCTTATCTATTTTTCATATTCTGATGAAGGTTAAAATTTCCATAAGCATTATGAGCAtgcataaaattgaaatattaaatgGATGACTTTTCATAGCCAGCAGGAAAAGCCTTTAACTTTAAGAACATGTCTTCATTCCAAAACATAATGTGAGAACCATCAACCAAAAATAAAGAAGAGGAAGCATATGCATAAACCTAAGAAATAAGCTTCTTAGGATTATTAGTAAGAGTTGCTAGAATTTCTGATTTGTATCTTACTTATGAGGCTCTGGACTATGCTCACTTTGAATTACCTATGCTAAAATATAATAGCCTGTAAAGGGAAATGTCTTTTTGTGGTTGCTAATATAAGCTAGGATTGATGTTGATATAATAAACATTCcttgtttgacaaaattattaaatCTTTCAACTACTGAAATATGTTCCTTCAGTGTTTGTTTGCCACAGAGACCTTCAGTATTGGTTTGAACATGCCTGCAAAAACCGTAGTTTTTACCAATGTCCGAAAATTTGATGGGGACAAGTTTAGGTGGATAACCAGTGGAGAATATATACAAATGAGTGGTCGTGCTGGTCGACGAGGTATTGATGACCGGGGAGTATGTATCCTCATGATTGATGAGAAGATGGAGCCTTCTACTGCTAAGTCAATGGTTAAAGGAGCAGCTGATAGTTTGTTTAAACAGGTAAACTGTGTGCTTAATTCAAAGAATTATATCATTCAAGATGCTACCAAATTATGATTGATTTGTCCATTTTTGGCAAAGCCATTTTGATAATTTGATTGTGATGTTTGTGAGCTGGAATAATTGTTCTTGTTGTTCTTGAATATCTAACACTTGTAATTTGGGGATGCTAGGATTTTACATTTCTCTGATTGCCTGTTGTGAGACTGAGAGTAGCCTAGTTGTGTAGTAACTAAAACTCTAGTTTAATTAATGTAGCTTTTATTGGGGAATTGGAAAATCACACACATAATAGCAATGACAATGTgacttgtgagttgtgacatAATGAGTGATGCTATGACAGAGACTGTTCTAAGTTTGATGCATGAACACAGACAAAATCAAGGATGATTGTCTTATGCTTGTTAAGCTTTTGATAATATGATCTTCATTCACCCAATGAAATATGTTCCCTATTTTTAATATTGCTGCCTTTTTCTTACGTATATGCTTCCTTGCATTTCAGTGCCTTTCATTTAAGCTACAACATGATTTTGAACCAAATGCGCTCTGAAGATGGTGATCCTGAAAATTTACTCCGTAATTCTTTTTTTCAGTTCCAAGCTGATCGTGCCATTCCCACCTTGAGGTTTGTTTTAATGGGAATTTATTTTGAGTTGGGAATTTTTCAGTCAAATGAAGTTGACGTGTTTAACATGCTAGTTTAAGATTTCCATATTTTATCTCTCAGCTCACTTCAATTGATTCCCTCATGTTGGTAGTGGAAGCCACAATTTGTATTGCATGATCAAATCCTAATCCCTAAACTCAGAACCCCAGCCATCCTAACCATTTCAGAGAAACTGTGAAAAAATTTATGGGTTGGTAAGCTGTAGAAAGAAATATGGTCTTTGTGACAAGGTTTCTCTAACCACCTTATCAAGGCGGCTGAAGACATTGATGTCATCTTTTAATTGCCTTGGACTCTAGTTTAAATATCTTAATCTGGCCCTATTGTACTTCTACTCTCCATTCTTGtgaaatatgtttaatttcagTAGAGACATAAAGTGGACACTTGCTTCGTTCTTCCTTCAAGCCTAAAGGGTTCTTCTGTGAAGAGGCATATACTAGTTATTTAAAACCCACTCATGTGCTTCTATTTCAGTTGGTTCTTGAGAAAaccttttttaataaaatgtctTTACTTCTATTGTTGGTTTGGAAATTTTATCAACGAAAGATTagttttttaactttttcttaataattttGTGTATCCAGAAACAAATAAAAGCTTTTGAAGAAGAAAGGGAATCAATtgttattgaagaagaagaagacagtTTGAAGGATTATTACAATCTGCTGGAGCAGCTTAGAAGTTTGAATAAGGAGGTTCGTGACATTGTGTTATCTCCAAGGCACTGTTTACCTTTTTTACAGCCCGGGAGGCTTGTTTCTATCCAATGCACGTCAAGCGATGAGGATATTTCTCCCATTTTTATTGAGGATAGATCAGTTGACTTGGGGGTTGATCATTAATTTTGAAAGGATTAAGGGTGTTTCTGAAGGTGATGATTTTCAATGGCTTCTTGtgatttttatatacttttgtACTATAAAATTTTAGTTCCTTGTTGTAAAGTAGTCAGTAAAACATTTCAGATGATGCAAGCGTAAAGCCGGAAGATGCATCATACAAAGTTGATATTCTTACAAGATGTGTGGTGAGGAAAGATAAACTTGGAAAAAAATCGGTTGAGATTGTTCCTCTGAAAGAACATGGAGAACCTATAGTTGTTTCCATTCCTATCTTATCTCTCAGGTAAAATATTTTAAGCTGTCAAGtgatgtaaaatatatatatgcaggTTTTGACtctaaattgtaatttttacaGATTTGATTAAAAGAAATGAAGAATATGTTATTTTATGTATGATACTCCTTAAATTGTTAGATTGGACGATTCTATGAAAAATTgcaatgtaaaataaaaaatcagtacAGTGTTTAACACATACAATACCACTGTGTACATATGTGTGTGTgcatgtgtgtgtgtttgtttgCTGTTGCATTGAATACCTCATCTAGGATTAAAATTCAATAGTTGGAATTTGATATTATAACCTTTATCCAATTCAATGTTAAAATGTTGGTTTTGCTGGAACtgtatatttttggtttttatgaTTCACAAGATTAATGAAATAACCAATGATCAGTATATAATTTtctgttttattatttacagaTCAATACAATTAGCAGCCTACGTCTATACATACCAAAGGATCTTTTGCCGTTGGAAGCTCGAGAAAACACACTGAAAAAAGTTATGGAAACACTTTCTAGATTTAGTGAAAAGGGATTGCCACGTCTAGATCCTGAAGAAGACATGAAGGTGTAGTGCTTATCCATTCATTTTCCTCATTTTTATTACTTCCCAATTGTACTGTCATTACCGAGATTCCTATATTTTTCAGATTCAAAGTAGCTCGTACAAGAAAGCATCCCGTAGAATAGAGGCTTTGGAGAGGCTATTTGAAAAGCATGAAATTGCGAAGTCACCTCTTATAAAGCAGAAGATAAAAGTTTTTCAAAGGAAGCAAGAGCTGATGGCAAAAATAAAGTCCATTAAGATCATCTACTACTCTGGCATTCAAGGATGAACTCAAGGCAAGAAAGAGGGTTCTTCGGAGGCTAGGGTAATGAAAATTGTGAAGTATTTCTGTTCTTTTTTACAGTTTTATTCATGCTTCTTTCTATCAAATAATTTCAGCATCCCAATATGATTTACCTGTGCTGATGAAAATGATATTCACATAAGACCTTCATATGCAGATATGCTACAAGTGACAACGTGGTGGACTTGAAAGGGAAGGTTGCTTGTGAAATTAGTAGTCAGTTGCAAATTGATGTTGAAACTTTTGTAAAGTCATTTAGGCCTGACATTATGGAGGTTGTGTATGCTTGGGCGAAAGGTTCAAAGTTCTATGAGATCATGGAGATTACACAAGTTTTTGAAGGTAGCTTGATTAGAGCAATTAGAAGACTTGAAGAAGTTCTTCAGCAGTTAATAGAAGCAGCTAAGTCAATTGGAGAAACTGAGCTTGAGGAAAAGTTTGAGGAGGCTGTGTCCAAAATCAAGAGGGACATTGTCTTTGCAGCATCCTTGTATTTGTAGTAAAATTGTGCAATTACATAGATTTCATGGTTGGAAAATAGTGTACCACTTGATGTTAACCTTGTTTTTCACCTTTAGTTTTGAACTTGCTTAGAAACATACAAAATCATTGTTGTATTGGATAAacacttcattttattttttataaattatgaagGTTAGGTGTCCTTTGATCGATTCACACACCACAAATTAATGAATGCTTTGGTTTTTTGGAGTCACAAATTATGTGGTGTTCGAGCTTGTATTTGTGCAAATGAGAGAAAATatgtatttgatttttttgttttcttttaccACCGATTTAATCTGATTCGAGGGTCAGTTCGAGACTTTAGTTTTGGTTTCTTTCTCTTAATATACTTGTTTGAGTCTTTCTATCTTTCGTGCTTCTCATTTtgaagctaaaaaataaaaaagcgcTTATTTTCAAAATGGAAAACGAAAAACAAAACTCATTCTGCAAACAAGTTCCCAATCTTCTATCTTCATTCGTCGATACATTCGTTGACTTTTCAGTCAGCGGCGGAATCTTCCTCCCACCACCGCCGTCATCTCCGCCACCTCCACTCCCCACTCGTCTCCCTTCCCCGCAACGTCTTATTGCCATCGGCGATCTCCATGGCGACCtcaagaaaacaaaagaagCTCTCCGAATCGCCGGATTAATCGACGATACCGATAAATACATCGGAGGTTCATCCACCGTAGTCCAAGTCGGCGATGTCCTCGACCGCGGCGGCGACGAAATCAAAATTCTGTACCTCTTAGAAAAACTGAAACGCGAAGCAGCAATTCAAGGCGGAAGATTCATCACCATGAATGGAAACCACGAGATCATGAACGTGGAAGGTGATTTCCGTTTCGCGACGAAATCAGGCGTTGATGAATTTAGGGTTTGGTTGAAATGGTTTCGTGAAGGTAACAAGATGAAGAGTCTCTGCAAAGATTTGGAACCACCGTTAGATCCGTTGGATGGTGTACACGTGGTGTTTCGTGGTGCGAGGAGAGAGTTTATGATGGGCTTAGGGCTAGGGTTGCTGCATTAAGACCTAATGGCCCAATTTCTAGAAGGTTCTTCACACAAAACGTTACTGTTTTGGTTGTTGGTGATTCGATTTTTGTTCATGGTGGTTTGTTGCAAGAACATGTTGATTATGGATTGGAGAAGATTAATAGTGAGGTTATTGATTGGGTTAATGGTAATTATGGTAATCGGTTGTCACCGGGTTATTGTCGTGGGAGGAATGCAGTTGTTTGGCTTAGGAAATTTTCTGATGGGAATTGTGATTGTTCAAGTCTTGAGCATGTTTTGTCGACGATTCCGGGTGTTAAGAGGATGATTATGGGGCATACGATTCAGAGGGGAGGGATTAATGGCGTTTGCGGAAATAAGGCTATTCGAATTGATGTTGGTATGTCGAAAGGATGTGGTGGTGGTTTGCCTGAGGTTTTGGAGATTGATAGGGTTTCTGGGGTGAATATATTGACATCAAATTCTTTATATCATCAAGATGTTGATGTTGGGAAGGTGGAAGAAGGGCTTGGATCGTTGATTAATAATGATCAAGATGTTAGACCTAGACAAGTGGAAGTTAAAGCTTAACTTTTGTTGTTCTCGGTAAGAATCAAATTTGATGATTGAGAGTTTACAACATTCACATAGAATGCTCACCAATCACTTGCTAGACCCTGAAGATTAAAGGcttagtttcaactttcaactttAAAATTGTTTAGATTATTTAGGCAATTGTTGCAATAAAGGTTTCTCATTCTTGTGCATTGGAGTTGGAGGTATCTATATCCTATGCCTCATTGTTTAGGTTTTTAGGGTTCAGTGATTAGGATATGGAGATGATGATTTCTAATCAAACTTATATGATTGTTTGTTTAGTGGATTGTTAACATCATCATTGATCGTACATGATTGATTAATTCCTTGTCGACCTATTTGACATTGTAATTGAGTATGAAAACATGGACGTATTAATAACATCGATTGATTTACATTTTAAAACTGCATTGTGCATAACCTACAATTGAATGTTCAAAAAATATTTGCTTTAATTTTTACTTGgactttaagaaaaaaatagaatttggcCAAATATGAAGTGGATATATAAAATCTGCATTTCCTTTTCGTTCGACTTCATTGCTTGCTTGATATATTGGCAGTAGCTGAGGCACTTTGTTAATGACAAAGGACATGCTCAACTTTGTTGGGAAAGGCAGAAAATTCTCCATATAAACACACCATTGCGGCCTATGGCTCCCCCGTGGCAGTCATTCCCTTCACAAATGGCCTAtggtgtcaaaaaaaaaacgtcATGCCATTCTGCCATGGCCACCATTTAAAAACACTGTTGGAGAGGCCAAATATGTTTTATGTTGTGAATGTGGTTGATGTTATATGTGGCCTGAGGCTAAAATCTTGGAAGGACATTACAAGCACCAAAACTTTTAACCTCGCCTCATCAAGATTCTAATTTCACAATCTATCATATGTCCATAGGATTTAAGATTCACTGcaagtttttttaaaatctttgatTTGGCCATATATCCAAGCTTGCATGTATATCAGACTAATTTTTATTCTCCCTTGGTCTATTCTTACAATTGCAGCAATTTTAGTTTacacttgtttattttttattcaaaaaagagaaaaattgtgAACGGAAAATGTCAGGCTagaaattaaactttgagttctTAAGAGGGGAGAAGTTTTCTTCAAGATGATATTTTAGGGTTTGtttgagagaagaagaaaagggaGAGCCTAGGTTTAATTATAATCAATGCATCTCAATTCAGTTCGAACACTTTCTGTCAAATTTGAGATTCTGCAGGGTGATTAATACATGAATTTTTCTGTTAGCTTGGAGCTTTTGTTAAGGTGGTTATTAGCTTTAGTTTGAGTCTTGGAAGCATATCAGGTGATGAGGAATTGGTATTGGCTCGGATTAGTTTTCAATATGTTGAATGTTGTTTGTGTAATTCTTAATTTCTTAGTCTAGTGCCAATTGAGTGGCCAGTAGGGGGAGTTTATTCTGCATATGTATAGGGGTTttgggtgtgtttggttctctgcatgatatttttaataaaattaaattatgttttttctgAAACAGAAGAAAAGGGAGAGATGGTTTTGGAGAAAAATAAGGAGGAAAGTGAAATAGAAGAGATGATTTTGCATGACGTGTTTGTTTTTTTCTCCAATCATAACTTATTGGTTTAGTTTTAGTGATTTTTGGGACTGAACCATACTTGCTGAAAAAATATGGATCGGTTAAGGTGATCAATTCAGCTTTGAAAAAACAAGATAATCAATAATCATATAACTGGATTGGACATAAAATGTCCAAGGTTTATGGTTCAATTAGGATTGGACAATGTTGcattggttttgtttttttaaagttattgtatgataattattttaaatttttttatcagtgGTAATTTATCctgtatatgatagttaaaatttatatatcacttaaaatttataatgttttcaAAAATCATGCTAGCAAGCGGCACtgtttaaaaaactaaaacttttGTCTTAAAACCATAAGTCATACACTTGTAAAAGCAATAAAAACATAAAccaattttttaaagaaattgaaaagccTAAATAATGTAATAATTCTTCTCCCACTGCCAAAAAAGGCAAAATCAAACAGGCACTAAAATTATTCGAGCAATACTTAccagaaagaagaagaagaagaacaagaatcaTCTAACTCCACCAAGAACCTCTCTTGCCTTACCTATCATTGGACACTTTTAACTTTTATCCAAGTTACCAGTTCACCAAAATTTTCACAACCTTTCAATTCAATATGGACCCATAATGAAACTTTTCCTAGGTTATGTCCCTTGTGTAGTAATTTCAAGTCCTGAAATAACAAAGGAGTTTCTTAAAACTCATGAAACTTCCTTCTCAAATCGCTTAATAAATCATGTAGTTCACTACTTATCATATGGTTCAAAAGATTTCATGTTTGCACTTTATGGTGACTATTGGAAATTCATGAAAAAGTTATGCATGTCAGAGCTTCTTGGTGGAAGAAAGAACTCTTGATCAATTCTGTCCCTTGAGACAACAAGAGACTTTGAGGTTACTTAGAGTTTTGCAGAAGAAAGGGAAAACCGGCCGGGAGTCGGTTGATGTCGGTGCCGAGCTCTTGACACTGACCAATAGAATTATGGAAAGGATGACAATAAGTAGAGCTTGTTGTGAAAATGATTGTGATGTTGAAGAGATTAGGAAGTTGGTTCAAGATTCTTCAGAACTTGCAGGGAGGTTTAATTTgtcttattttatttggttttttaaGAATTGGGATTTGCAGGGATTTAATAAAAGGCTAAAAGAGATGATGGAAAGGTTTGACACAATGATTGAGAGAGTGATAAGGGAGCATCAAGAGGATATGATGAAGAAAAGGAAGGAAAATGGTGAAGGTGCTTATGTTAAGGATCTACTTGATATTTTGTTGGAAATTCAAGAGAATGAGAACTCTGAGATGAAGTTAACTAGAGAAAATGTCAAGGCTTTCAtctttgtaagttttttttctcTAACTTCCACACCATACTATTCCTACTTTATTTGATCTACATGCATGTATACATGAGTATATAGCTGAATTCTTGTGGAATAGATAGAAAAAACATCTACTACTCAGATACTATTATGGATTCTTTTCAAAAGTTCACGTTTTTTTAAAAGTGTGCGCCTGTTTGTTTTTAAATACAAGAAACATATTATCTAAACGAGTAAATATAT
This genomic interval from Trifolium pratense cultivar HEN17-A07 linkage group LG6, ARS_RC_1.1, whole genome shotgun sequence contains the following:
- the LOC123890769 gene encoding LOW QUALITY PROTEIN: shewanella-like protein phosphatase 2 (The sequence of the model RefSeq protein was modified relative to this genomic sequence to represent the inferred CDS: inserted 1 base in 1 codon) is translated as MENEKQNSFCKQVPNLLSSFVDTFVDFSVSGGIFLPPPPSSPPPPLPTRLPSPQRLIAIGDLHGDLKKTKEALRIAGLIDDTDKYIGGSSTVVQVGDVLDRGGDEIKILYLLEKLKREAAIQGGRFITMNGNHEIMNVEGDFRFATKSGVDEFRVWLKWFREGNKMKSLCKDLEPPLDPLDGVHVVFRGARREXYDGLRARVAALRPNGPISRRFFTQNVTVLVVGDSIFVHGGLLQEHVDYGLEKINSEVIDWVNGNYGNRLSPGYCRGRNAVVWLRKFSDGNCDCSSLEHVLSTIPGVKRMIMGHTIQRGGINGVCGNKAIRIDVGMSKGCGGGLPEVLEIDRVSGVNILTSNSLYHQDVDVGKVEEGLGSLINNDQDVRPRQVEVKA